The Quercus lobata isolate SW786 chromosome 9, ValleyOak3.0 Primary Assembly, whole genome shotgun sequence region tcattgatgatgtgctagggcttgaaggattagaagatcaggagtttgtcaattacaaagataggattgtatctattgaaactgttcaacaaaggataggtggacagagagaagggaaatgtctgaataccacagtttttccagtggacatgaggtgtctaacaataatcatgatgtttaacctctatcccataaagaagttgactacaatcaactgtgcaagagcaatctttctgatggatctcaaagaaaagacattcattgacatcagttcccacatatatgacactattatggatgagactagaacaacttctaggccaaaactgatctttcctagtttgctaatgaggatctttagaaagaagggtgttccaatccctcaagacatcagtcccatgtccacaccctctgtaattaacaagcttacctgcaaaaggtaagtgttaggcttccaagagaagaagatgaaggtgatgaaggagagggtgtcccaatggagactgaagcagaggcagcagggcatggatcaacctcaacacccaggaggagtggcaaaaggactagagcatcaacttcttcaaataCACCTCTAGATGCTTTTCAAATCATTCTGGAtcgacttgatgggatcagaggaGTCTAGattgagcactctgagaggatgagagccatgcaggaccagattgatattttgtctgcaaaacttgacagcttcaccacccagcatggacggtgaccctttggccattccggtcaaaaagggggagatgtttctttttgttgttgatgacattgttgatgagaagcagaaaagcagctcttaagggggagtaatgtgttaagggggagttgtcaaaatcagagaatttatttatatatgcttatgttttgggtacttgatgtttatatgggtttgatacactgtggttttgttgtatatttgtttctaactcataacttatactcttggcttaatcttttatatattttgttgatgttattcaggatatATTggggtttgtacccatgtgcttatgtaagcttttagggttaatgttttatgcatattatgtaggctttatggtttgtaccttgcttaaagcagccttttatgctatgttgaaatcagtacttctatctaaatgtcttgcattttgatttatgtactgtcactcttgtgcccttgtaggattgttcctagatgcatatactttgtgtattatgcattggttgagtgttgtgcatacaagtatcttgccttgtgcttgttagcttgtatgtccttgtgttcattccaagtgtgaatgagcattgtgatcactaccttgtggtgattacttggttgatcaagccttgttttgaatcttcacttcatctttgcttgttCACCTTAAGCttatttcatatgcatttcatgtttttctgcatacaatgatcatagtgtattgttgtgtttcaggagtttcatgttcttatgattcaagtgcttcacagcttctagagttaggtgtgagtgagttttgtttaactgtttccaactcacatgtttagtctagagtctgttttagggttttgtcacggaatagccaaagggggagattgtaaggttgaatttattcaaccatctaattggctttattccgtgccaaatttgcttgtatttcagcatttagtaaccctatatttaggtgggcttgttgtaagggtagtgagtaagatagagtgaagtttgctcaagagtgtacaataaaacagagactcacggcttggcctcgcgggtgactcgcggctgcaagccgccagatgcagcacacgtaccaagcatgccggaaggtgaacagtcatgctagctagagcactacaggacaaaacaggacaactggccatacggttatctcgcgactggatctcgcgacttagtcaagccacgagccacccctgttttgtaaattctgacgtttcacattcctctctcactccagtataaataccccttttacccacaaatgtaagaaagcttccagagagaattttgagagagaaaccttaaagaaaaacaaaattgattcacccacaatctatacattagagtctcttcaaattcctcaactctcttcctctccattgtcaaatccttgagaggcattttactaaaccttgttctcaccatattcatcactgtgagagggctgtttggatttctgggaagcagttaggaaggaaccaatcttcattggttgatgctacggtctagtagcggaatctgggaagctagaaaagaaaaaggttcggcgcaacctcgttggagcaagaagcttggagggcttaggtgcactgggtagattaggcttggagggtctattgttgtccatgtatcccaactatattttctagtggattttttaccgcttggaaggcggcggagaggttttacgccgagggcttcggtttcctcttcgataacacatcgcgtgttgtctttgtgtttgcatcttccttcccttttatctttgccttttattatctgctgtgggttgtgattttaatttggcttagatagtttatccaattctatattgtagcttatgttcattttctgcacactagttgtttgacataatgcttgaattggttaagttgtaatttaggagtctaaacgttcaagggtgtttatacacatatttgaactttcaaattcATTATGTCTTTACTCATTCTCAAAAGTAATTATAAATAAACGAAAAGGCTATTTTGGTTCTTACATTTTGAGCTCATAGTCAAtttggtttatatattttggtagCAATTGATTCGGTCcctattatttttcatttgcaACTAATTTAGTCCCTACCGTTAATTATTAACAGAAAATACTAATGGTGTGCATAGTTGGCATACATgtggctaaaaaaaataaaaagccacatcaaacaaataaaataaaataaatttgaaaggatgaattaaaaaaaattcccagcTTTTCTTGCAGTTTCTTAGTGACCAAAcacaacttaaaacacaaaaatcaaactaAACAATCACCCATCACAAACTAAAAGATCCTACAATAGctccaaatcaaaatcaacTCCATTATAAACCCAACCACCATAATACAACCATCAAAAATCAACCTAAAATAAGATCGTACTAGATCAGATCAATGAGCTTGGCCTCACAGTTGGATTGATAGTGTGTGAGGTGGAGATCTTCTAGTGGACTTGTGATGGCACAGGTGTAGGCTAGGTTTTTACCAAAGGGCCATGGTAAACAGGTTGCAACCTGCAAACCTTCCATGGTCCCATAACACAACCACATCAATTTTCATTTGCATGTGGCTTCCTCTTGTCCATTTCATAGATTGAGTTTTTGcttgaaatcaaatttatcACCTTGGTTGAAACAAGTTTCTAGCGTGTGACTTCCGACGGGCTCCTATGAGTTGGTATGAACTGTGTTGTGAGTTATTGATTTGGTGAATGATGTAGTGGGTCAAAATTGACTTGTTCTTCTCTGGTTATTTTTTGAGGTTTGATTTATGTGCCTGGTTGCCAAGAAAGTGCAAGAATAgctgggaattttttttttttttaattcaaccttttttcatgtgattttatttttttaatttatgacatggcattttttatagcaattaaatattattattattttatccacCACATGTGTGCCAACCATGCACACCGTTTGCCACATAATCATTTTGCATTAGTAATTAACAATGGGGACTAAATTAgttgcaagttgaaaataacagggACCAAATTTACTGCCCCaaaaatgtagggatcaaattgattgtgaccccaaaatatagggaccaaaatagtattttcgcCTTATATATAATCAACCATGATATGACCATCACTTTTCACTACCGTGACTTTACACATTCTTGAACCTAAATGtaacttataagaaaaaacaaatacatacatacatatacatacatacatacatatatatatatatatataaatgtataataAACACCTTAGGCAGAGAcaccattgatttttttttttttttttatactcatccaaaaaaaaaaattattccacCATTGTATTCATATCTGTATGTTAATATGGTATTTAAGGCTAGGTTAAAGGGTCTAGTTCCACTCCTACTTAGAAAACCATATGTCATTTTCATCAACTTCAAGGGATAGAGGTAAAGCTCTTAACAAAGGTTTTTccccctttatttttttaatatataaaatattatatgcaaGTGATTTTCCTAATATACTTTTTTGTGGTGTACCAACTTTCTCTACATGGTACTTGTAGGGGTGATAGGCCCAGGAGtacatatctatatatatatattaggccAGAGGCCCAATCTGAGGACATTAAGTAGTCTGAGGACGAATAAACACCTTCctaaaaatctattttgttaAGTAAAGAGGTGAAGTTTGATCATGATCATCTAAGAAGGCAGTCTGAGGAGGAATACCTCCTTAGCTGAGCAAAGCCGAGGTCAAAGGTGCGGTTTGACACCAAAAGCAACATTCCGGACAATTCCACTGATGAGGATAAGTATCCAAAAGGAATAGGACAAAGGGAGGCCATGAAATAtctcaagggaaagctgctaccaccacattgaatgctctacaactaactctctggccgcattaatgaggaaatgatacctgaacagtagttttcaaccttacagctactctCCAGAGACTTCAGGATGGTGCTGATTTAACAGAGATCAACACCAACACTCTAATCTACACGTGGAAGGAAGATATAAAGGCAGagagatagtataaaataggaaaaaggTAATGATAGAGGGGAAttgagaaattaagagaaaaacactatagcaatcaagaattgaacttgaaatcaaacttgagagaaatatataagaactgatctcctcgaaCTGTGTCGATGATgattttatttagaataaaccagtctatcttcattttcttgtcatctaaGTCCACTTTACTTGTTGTCTGATTCATTAAAGtctagttttccaacccactctctacaaattcattgtattgggctttttgggtcTAAGTTTATATAACTTTGGGCTAGGGActcaaattgtgtccttacaattggcgccgtttgtgggaaatTCTAGTGCTATAGTGACTTTTACATCCAACCATGGTAGGTTTAGGTTCGAATCTGGAGGAATCTATGGGGTCTCAACGTCAAGATCATTTTGTTAATCTTGAGCACAGAAGGGACCGGGAGATTAATCTGCATACCAACCATACTAGCAGGAGCCAGTCTCAGGGTAGGAGCCATGTCTCTCATGAGGATAATGCTAGAAACATGCAGTAGGAAATTGATCATCTGCAAAGAAAGTTGCACTGTGAACAACGGAGAAAAACTCCTTCAAGGTCTATTTCTTCTTCCAGTGAGGAAGGAGATGGCAGTTACAGGCCCAGATCGAGGACTCCCCCCAGTGAGTCCTTCCCGTATAATAAGGACTACCACCATGAGCATAGAAACAGAGCTCATCTTCCAAAGGCTTGGGAAATGATGCAATGAGCAGAGCTCTCAACCAAATTTTCAGATCACCTTTCACACATAGAATTAAGGGAGGGAGACTCCTCGGTGGTTCACTCAGCCCACGttcaccatgtacaatggtCAAACAAACCCTGTGGAGTATATAAGCCACTTCAACCAAAGGATGGCAGTGCATTCCAAGAACGAGGCTCTAATGTACAAAGTATTCCCATCCAGTTTGGGGCCTATGGTaatgaggtggtttgatggcTTGGGAGCAAGTTCCATTAATTCCTTCAAAGAACTCACTCGAGCGTTTGAATCTTGCTTTATTACATGCAGTAGGGTTCCTCAACCCTTAGATTCCTTGTTATCTATGTCCATGAAAGAAGGGGAAACCCTGAAAACATATTCGAAcagatactgggaaatgtttaatgagataGAAGGTGATTTTGATGATGTGGCCATAAAGACTTTCAAAGTTGGCCTACCTGCCGAGCATGGTTTGAGGAAGTTCTTGACTAGGAAACCTGCTAGCAGTGTACGTCAGTTCATGGACCAAATTGATAAATATAAGCGGGTTGAGGAAGACCAACAACAAGGCAAGGAGAAAggtaaggttatccctcaggagaggaggaaTTTCAAGTCGGACCGCTACAACAATAACAAACCCCGAAGGGATTTTGTTGGGCAATCTGGGTCTACAGCTCCTCAGGTGGTTAACACAGTGTTCCGAGAGCCAGTCCATCAAGTcttggagaaaatcaagaatgagTCATACTTCAAATAGCCAAACAAGATGGGAGGAGACCCTATGAGGTGAAACCAAAGTCTTCATTGCCAGTACCACCAGGAACGAGGACACACCACCGAGGACTATAGAACTCTATGGAATCACCTTTAGCAACTATTCAGGGATGGAAGATTGAAATAGTTTTTGTATCGGCCCAATGGGCATGAAGACCAAGTAGGGTTAAGGGCTCAAGGGAACGTTTCTTCGAGACCCCCTTTAGGtacaattaatgtcatctttgctgCTCTTGGGAGAACTGGCTCGCAGCCCTCCAGGGTGATGTCTGTAGCTCGGCCACCCGCCAAGGACTCTAATCCTAAGCCGAAGAGGGCTAGAGTGGAGGTCCAACCGACGTTGAGCTTTTTGGATGAGGACaaggttggaaccatacagccaCACGATGATGCTTTAGTGGTCACACTTAAGATAAGAGGGTATGATGTAAAGAGAGTGTTGGTAGACAAGGGCAATGGTGCAGAGATTATGTACCTTTACTTATATAAAAGGTTGAACTTGAAGCCTGAGGATTTGACAGCCTATGATTTACTTTTGGTAAGCTTTGGTGGAAAAATTGTAATTCCAAAGAGTCAGATTATACTACCTATGCAAATAGGTTCAGAGGTaatggaggtggacttcattgtaGTAGATGCTTATTCTCCCTACACAGCCATTGTAGCAAGACCCTAGCTCTATGCCCTAGGTGTTGTTTCTTTCACCTTGCATCTAAAGGTAAAATATCCGTCTGGGGACCCAGTTGAAGAGCTTATTAGGAGTCAATCCATAGCTAGGTAGTGCCTGGTGGCTGCAATTATGCACCAGCCTGAAGCTAAGTCCTCGGTCTCTGTTGAGAGGGGCTCATAACAATCAAGGATTCCGATCCTATCTACGGATGCAGTGTTGAAAGGGGTAAAGTGTGAGAAAGCTAGAAGAAATTGTTATAGATAGTAATctggagaagttctttcaggtcggaGCTTAGCTGCCTCCTCAGTAGAAGGAAAAGTTGATAACGTTTCTTAGAGAGAAcgttgatgtgtttgcatggaatgCTTATGAAACTCCTGGGGTGGATCCAAACTTCATTTGCCATCATCTGAATGTCAACGTAGCTGTCCTCCTTAAGAAGCAACCACCTCGACGCTCATCTAAAAAACATTCTGATACTGTCAAGGAAAAGGTGAACAAGCTTAAGCAGGTTGGGACTATTAAGGAAGTGTTCTACCCTGAATGGTTAGCCAATACAGTGGTAGTAAAGAATAAAAGTGGAAAGTGACGAGTGGCGAGtatgtgtggatttcacagacttgaacaaggcttGTCCGAAAGACCCCTTCCCCATGCCTCAGATTGATCAACTAGTGGATGCAACTGTAGGgcatcctcggatgagtttcttggatacCTTCCAAGGTACCACCAAATACCACTGGCTTTGAgtgatcaagagaagacatctTTTGTCACCCCCACTAGAAATTACCACTACAAAGTGATGTCTTTTGGTTTAAAGAACGTGGGACTACCtaccagaggatgatgaccaggatgttcgAGCCACGGCTAGGAAAAaacattgagatttatatagacgacatgCTGGTCAAGAGTAAGTTAGAATCCAAGCACGTTAACGACCTTGGGAATATCTTTGAGATCTTAAGGAGACATATACTGCAACTTAATGCTTCTAAATGCTCTTTTGGTGTTGGATCAGGAAAGTTCTTGGGATACATGGTTACTCACCGTGGAATTAAAGTCAATCCTGACCAAATTAGAGCAATTAACAATTTACAGCCACCTCGAAACCCCAAAGAGGTCTAGAAGTTGATAAGAATGACTGCTGCCTTAAACCGATTCATCTTTCGGTCAGCATACAGATGTAGGCCTTTCTTTCAGTTTTTGAATAAGTagaagggatttgaatggaccgaggagtgtgtcCTGGCCTTTCAACAGTTGAAGGAATACCTTTCTCGGCCACCTATTATGTCTAAACCCGAGGTggatgaggttttgtttgcTTATATTGCAATGGCCTCCCACGCAGTAAGCTTGGTGTTGGTACGAGTTGATAGTGGTGTGCAAAGAGcagtttactatgtgagcaagtcactacaTGAGGTCGAGGTTCGTTACCTACCACTAAAGAAAGCCATTTTGACAGTGGTGTATACTACACGTAAGCTCCCCCACTACTTCCAATCACACACAGTTGTTGTCATAACTCAACTTTCGCTCAGATCTCTACTCCAAAGTGCTAATTATATAGGGGGGATTGCAAAGTGGGGTACgatcctaggggcttttgatatcaagtacatgcctgGCACCTCTGTCAAGGGTCAAGTCCTTGTTGATTTGGTGGCCGAGTTTGTTGAATCCCCATTAGAAGAGAGAATGGAGAAGTAGGACATGAATGGAAAATCAATTGGGTTAGTCTCCTTACAAGAACCTTTGTCCTAAAGGTTATATGTTGATGGTGCAGCGAATCACAGAGGATCTGGAGTGAAGCTAGTTCTGATATCTCCCGAGAGGATCATaattgagaaatccttaagaTTGGGCTTCTCGGCCATAAACAATGAAGCTGATTATGAAGCTTTGTTGATAGGAATGACCATGGttcagaaaatgggtggaaaagcAGTGGAGATATTCTCAAATTCAAGGCTAGTTGTGGGCCAAGTTTAGGAAGAGTTGGAGGCTAGGGACGTGAGAATGCAAGAGTACTTAAGTCAGGTTAGGCATTTACAGTCAGGGTTTGAGTCTTTCAATTCATAGCACATTCCTAAAACTGGAAACACCCATGCTGATTCTCTAGCCACGCTCgcaacctcctcggcacagAGCCTGCCTCGGGTTATCTTTATTGAAGATCTGTATAAGTCTACTGAGATGAAGAATGAGGTGGTCCATATCCATCAAATTAGGGTGggacctagctggatggactcCATAGTATTGTTTCTTAAGGAGGATATCTTACCTGAAGAGAAGTCAGAGGCTGACAAGGTGCGAAGAaaggctcctcggttttggctgttCGAGAACCAAAAGTTGTATAAGTGCTCTTTTTCTAGGTTGTACTTGCTATGCATACACCCTAAGGCATCAAAGCTACTTCCAGAAGAGTTGCATGAAGGGATTCGTGAACGCCACATAGGAGACAGATCCTTGTCGCACAGAGCCCTTACACAGGAATATTGGTGGCTGAACATGTAGAAGGAAGCacaagaatatgtgaagaagtgtgaccagtgccaaagatttTCCCCAAACATTCATCAACTAGAAGGAGTCCTTAATCCTCTATCCAACCCTTGACCCTTTGCTCAATGGGGTTTAGATATTGTTGGACCTTTCCTTAAGTCAGCAGGGAATAAGAGGTGGTTGCTGGTCGGCacggattacttcaccaagtgggttgaagctgaaccatTGGCAAATATCAGGGACATGGACGCCAAgagatttgtttgaaaaaatattgtcacttgGTTTGGGATCCCCCACACCCTCATCTCTGATAATGgtcttcagtttgatagcaaagccttcAGAAGGTATTGTTGTGACTTGGGAATTACAAATAGGTATTTCACCCCGGCTTACCCACAAGGGAATGGACAGGCTGAGGCTGTTAACAAGATCATAGTTAATGGACTCAAAAAGAGATTGGACGatgcaaagggaaaatgagTGGAAGAGTTGTCACACGTCCTTTGGACATATCGGACCATGCCTCGTAGGTTAACAGGGGAGATACCATTTTCAATGACTTGTGGTGCCGAGGCTATTATTCCTCTGGAGACTGGATTTCCAACGTTGAAAGCGAGCTCTTTCACTCCAAGCAACAATGATGGGCTGTTAGGGAAGAGCTTATACTTAATTGAAGAACAATTAGAAAATGTCATGGTCCAATTGGCTTattatcaacacaagctcaagcaagggCATGATGCCAATGTGAAGTTAAGGCCACTGGCACCTAAAGACTTTGTGTTATGAAAGGTTTTGGGTACTGCAAAGAACCCAGCATGGGGAAAGTTAAGGCCTAACTAGGAAGGGTCATATCGCATCATCTCAGTGGCTAGAATAGGTGCGTATCATCTTAAAAACCTAGATGAAAATGTTATACCACGCCCctagaatgtaaataacctgtaAAGGTATTATCATTAATGAAAGTTTTCCTTGTCACATTCTCGTTTATTACATTATTCGTTGTgcttccttttattattattttgaatatcaAATAGAACATTGGTCATACTTGGCTCCTCGGGCCATATACCTTGAGTAAATTGATATCTCTAGACATctagtattaaacaaaaccttagttatgcctggtTCCTTGGACCatatactttgggtaaattaatactcaataacatctttctaagtattaaacagaaccttagttatgcccgGTTCCTCAgatcacatactttgggtaaattaatacttaatgacatatttctaagtattaaacagaaccttagttatgcccggttcctcgaaccacattctttgggtaaattaatactcaatgacatctttctcagtattaaacaaaaccttagttatgcctggttccttggaccacatgctttggataaattaatacttaacgacatctttctaagtgttaaatagaaactTAGCTATGCCTGATTCCTTTGACCAcatgttttgggtaaattaacactctataacattcttctaagtgttaaatagaaccttagtcatgtctggctcctcaaaccacatGCTTTGGATAAATTAACACTTCCTATCATTTTACCAGACATCAAACAGAGCCTTAGTTATTTCAGGCTCGTCGGATTACATGCCTAAGGTAAATTAGTACTTCTTATTGAATCtttaaatatcaaatagaaTCAGCCACTCTACATGGCAAAGTTCTTTACTTTAGTAacatgttcaaaaaaaaaagaatgcttATGAGCATCACTAAAAGCATTTGCAAGAATATCTATGTCTATTTGAGAATTTATTGCTCCTCTAGTCCTTTAAACTTACTAATGAATGGAGAATTGAGTAGAGTTAAACCTGTATGTATACTACATCAATGTGTATGTTTTTAAAGTTAAAGTTATACTTTGCCAAGGTGGTGGACTTAGTAAATTTAACACGTCTTGATGTTAGTCATGTAATGTGTGACAACTATGTTGCCACTTATGCAGATCAATAAGTCAAGTTATACCCCATTATCACATTTATTAAGTGTTGAATGAAACATAGACTACATTCGGATccatataaacatcacaagtgTAAAGGAAAAGCTTGCAATTGTCATTAAACCAAGCctttgaaaaaggaaaatagattACAGAAGATTGAATGAATTACAAAGCTaggaaacaaaaacaacagttaaaaaaaaaaaaaaaagggaaagaggaaAATTTAAGGCTTCATCTTTATTACAAGCTTATCCTTTTGAGTCTTGGGAGGCTGGGTGGAGGCCGCCGTGGTAGATGTAGGTCCTTTGCCCTTGAGGTCTTCCTTGGAGGGTATGGGAAGAGTTGCCAGCACAATCTCCATATTTTGAGAAGCCTCTTTCTCCTTAGAGGGCTCTTTAGGGGCATTTGGAGGTAGGGGGCATCCTGGGCC contains the following coding sequences:
- the LOC115961223 gene encoding uncharacterized protein LOC115961223 — encoded protein: MYNGQTNPVEYISHFNQRMAVHSKNEALMYKVFPSSLGPMVMRWFDGLGASSINSFKELTRAFESCFITCSRVPQPLDSLLSMSMKEGETLKTYSNRYWEMFNEIEGDFDDVAIKTFKVGLPAEHGLRKFLTRKPASSVRQFMDQIDKYKRVEEDQQQGKEKGKVIPQERRNFKSDRYNNNKPRRDFVGQSGSTAPQVVNTVFREPVHQVLEKIKNESYFK